Part of the Haliotis asinina isolate JCU_RB_2024 chromosome 8, JCU_Hal_asi_v2, whole genome shotgun sequence genome is shown below.
TGTTCAAGTCCCACTTTAAACTCTCCCAAGCTTTGAATTGACTCCTATTCTCCTGTACGATTTGTTCGGAATGGTATGATCACTTTACAGAAGGGAGAAGATACCTACTGTAATTAATACGTGTCCACTTTTAAATTAACGGTTTAAATATGATCGAAGTCTGTCTGGAAAATACTTCATTTAGCATCGTTGTTTCGtgtgttttctgaaataaaCCCACTAATAGCTTCTAACTTGTTTCAGATGTGGGGCCAACAGATGCCGGTTGTGATGAGAAGAACTGTGTTCGGATGTGGTTCAATATCTCCACTATTCCCGACGTCGAGGCTTTAGCAGCAGCAGAGCTCAGGGTATTCAAGGATGTGTATAAGTTGCTGGAAGCTAACAAAAATAATAGTGCTGTTAAACATGCAAAGACGTCCCAGAGGCACCGGGTGGAGGTGCATGAGATTATGCAGCCTCTGGGACAGAGCGCTGAGTGTATATCAAGACTTATAGACACAAAGGTTGTGGATCTTAAGAACTCTTCCCAATGGGAGTCTTTTGATGTTCATTCGGCAGTATTAAAGTGGAAGAAACGGCCCCGGTTAAATCATGGGCTTGAAGTTAGACTTATAACAAACAACCCTTCTGTAACAACAGATGCACACGTTCGGTTGCGGCGTTCTGCGTCGATGTCCGACTCTCACTGGCATACACAAAGACCTTTGTTAGTGACTTATACGGACGATGGCCGAGGGCCGAAGCCCCGCACGCGTAGAGCCAGCAGTCGGGCGCGGCGCCGGAAGCAACGGAAGAAGAAGAGGAGGCGGAGGAAGCACAAGAATCAGTGTCGTAGACATGCGCTGTATGTTGACTTCAATGATGTCGGCTGGAATGACTGGATCGTTGCGCCCAGTGGTTACAATGCTTTCTACTGCCACGGAGACTGTCCATTTCCTCTGGCGCATCATCTCAACTCTACAAACCATGCAATAGTTCAGACTTTAGTCAACTCTGTGAATCCAAGTGCCGTGCCCAAGGCGTGCTGTGTGCCCACAGAGCTGACTGCTATCTCCATGTTGTATCTGGACGAATGGGACAAGGTTGTGTTGAAGAACTACCAGGATATGGTGGTGGAGGCCTGTGGATGCCGATAGTTGCCCGGCGGGCGCACAGAGAAATAAAAACTATGCAAGCTTCCGTGCCTGCTGTTGCTAGTACCACAAAGCATGACAGGACATTCTGTGGTCACCAGCTCCTGAGTTAAAAACATCGTCGCCATCTTGCTTCTTGGACTTCCGGTTACTGCTGGCAAAGAGGATACGGCACCTACAGGAGCTGCACGTGGTAGTCACGTGACTGGTCATTACCTCACCCATGTTGCAGGTTTTATGAATGTGAAGACGAGGTGTGTTCGGAATACTAAATTACACTAGTCATGGTAtggtgagagagaaagagaggtgGCTACACAAGACATACCCTCCAGTGGCTCTGAGAATGTTGCTGACATTATTCCGATCAGGAGAGACGATATGAGTGCTGTAGAAACTATTGGAGTCGAGTGCTCAACGCTTGCGACTCTATCTTAAACCCATCCCATCCCCACACCCAacctccccaccccaccctcccACCCAACCCAAGTTGAGCGTTGTGAAGCGCTCAGTTATGCCggatattgtacatatatttataaaatatattttaaatgtttaattttatttcagTTAACCTTTCCTAGCGGTTATTGTGAATAATGTTAAGGATTGTACATTTATTGTAAGTTTACTGTGTACAATCTGCTAGGAGCAGGTGCGCATACCTCAACAAAAGTcacactgtgactgtgactttgGACTACCTCTGTGTTTTGCAGCTGGCTAATTGATACTAGTAACAAACCTATCCACCCGGGTGAACGCCAGCCGGTTCATAATGCTCTAGATTCATATACTATAAAATCACCGTCTTGATTAAACGtttgttgaataattatttcTATTATTGATTCTATGCTTGTCTTTAGCTAGTTGTAAAACACAGAATTTTAAAGCATGTTTGTTAAAGCAACTTTAGCTAAGGTACAACTCTATGGGAACGTTTGATATTTATTGACTGTTTCGCCGCCCATAGCGTAATCGGCTATAGTTACTGGAGATATGTTACGATACTGAAATTTTATTCTACATTTCACGTGGCCAAAGAAATGGTCACGTGACTGGTATTACAGTCTGATGAAACGTAcactaaaatgaaaataaaaaatacatgtagaacaaatttgagatgttttgttatatattttccAGTCAGTTCGGTATTTCATTAAACCAATGCAACAGGTGACAGAAAACGTCTCACGGATATGACACATGGTTGCATGTATAGGAATACGGTAAACAAAAACGCACGTTTTCACGAAACCGCAAAACCGATGGAGTGTCGTCGCCAATGTGATTATTTGCTCTGGATTCAGATTCCAGGCGGAGGGATATGTCATTAGAGAAAGTAGTACAGGGGCACCAGTCATTGTTTGAAAACGCAAAGTTGTCGGTGCAGTGGGTATGGAACGTCGACGCACAGAAAGAACGAGAAACCACcaatttattcatgattatcATGAAACTGTACAACTCAGTAATCTACATTTGATGATGATAGAGATACATGAAGAAATTGTGCAGCATAAAACGAAATGTTTGATTAAGAAATGTGTAATTCACCAAGATCAAGacgttttggggggttttgtatTACGACTCTGTTCACTAAATTACACGAGGATAAAATGGGCTTATTCAGTGACCAAACTGTTGGTCGTGTGGTCACAACTGTTCTGCATGCAATAGTGACTGAAGTAGCAATGGAACAGTTGTGACTGTACGGAGGAAATGAAACTCACCACCTACGCAAATTCACTTGATACGGGGTTGTAGTGTGGTATGGCTGCACTGGCTTTATCACTGTTATGTAATTATGTGATGCACCAGTGTAGGTTGCCACATGTTCTCCCTCTCAGCTTCATCGTAAGCATTGCAGAATTCTAGTACTGGCTATATTGTCTAGTGCAGTTCCTGTAGTAAACACGTACGTATGTTCTCGCTTGTTTGCAGATAAACAATTCACatgtctttgcatgtgtttgtgaccgTGCTCAAGTTTTCCGATCGCTGATTATCATTATCAAATATCGATTATCAATTCATAATGCCATGTCTATTATATAGTCAGAATCGTACAGTGGGCTGCCGTTAACATACATGTTCTGTTCTTACAGAAATTGTCTTGTTCGTATTTGCAGATTATCAAACACATATGTGTATACCCACTTGTTTCTGCCTTTATCTACTTAAAGAGTAGTATTTCGTCAGACATACAGACTCAGAAGACAGGCCAAGTGTCTTCAGTCCACAGAACCATACATGTATTCAGTTGATACATTAAGTTTCAAGAAAGTACACTGATGGCATTATACAGGCAATCTTCATACCGTTTTCTATACTGCTTTCATATCCAGACGCCGAATACATAGAGGTACAAATTGTACGTTTTATGAACCGTACATACACTGCCTTGGAAAAGACCGACAAATTCAGCGAGATATAGCGGTTTATTGGCGTTATATTTGATACAGTAACTAGTTCTAGTTACCATGCCAGGTGTTTCCGAGACAAGCCGGAAGTGCCCGCGTGCGAAGGTCAAGGCCACGTTCAGCTGAATCTATACAACGACCGGGTAATAATAGCGAGATTCAAATATTGTCAGATCGGGAGAAATACGGCTGAGACAGTATGTGACAGTACATGCATGTTTTGATTAATagaatcatcatcataatcaccgTGTTTCCCGACTTTAAGATTCAGTCTTCACAAAACGATTTTAGCGGTAGGTCAGTAATCAGTCAACATACAGGAGATGGATACGGGTCCAATCGCCAAATATCGCTATGTCCATAACACTGGACTATTTAGGTAATTTACCTTCAGTTACTGATTTTACGTTTCAATTGATCCCAAACCGAAGTGTATCGCTGTGCTCTGAAGTGCAGGAAGCAGATGGCATTTTCTGCAAATATTATGTATCTAACCTCGTCTGAGTTAATCAAAGTTGATCAGTCGGATAATATATGTACTAATGTGTACTAATGTCACAGTGATTCATTTAAGTACTCTCAGCAATGTAATTGATTCTACACAGTTCCAGTCTAGTTCTATACATTTATGTTTGCCACTCACCCTTCAAAATTTCTTTTTTACCACTTACACTCTTCATAATTGGCTAAATACGAgagttggctgaaaagttctcagcctgagtggtttttccccaccaggtagagacaggtgtttgccaccaatgaggacaatcatttagtgaatcatagacacaagaactacaaacgtactaatagttttatctcaactacagctcttttggtaaacctaccctctgaaatcatcagaaatggacaaaactgaatacagggcagtcagtcatcaagtacttgcaaaagaaagggatgtccccaacacagatacatgctgacatggtctccactctaggggatgatgctccttcattttccacagtaaagaagtgggctgcagaatttaagtgtggcagacaaagccttgatgatgacccacgctcaggaaggccttcaacagcaaccactccagaaaacatcacgcgagtgctcgatatgttgatggatgatcgacgattgactactcgacatattgctagtgtagtgggcatctctcatgagaaggttgagcatattatcaccaacgaaataggaatgacgaaagtttctgcaagatgggtgccaaagctcttgacagcagaacagaaacgtgtcaggttccagacgtcccttgacaatttgcgttgttttgaagcagatcccgatgattttgtggcacgatttgtaaccatggatgagacctggatacatcactttcaaccagaaacaaaactacagtcaaaacagtggaagcaccctgattcaccagctccgaagaaagccaagtctgttccttcagctggaaaggtgatggcatcagtcttttgggattccaggggtattctgctcattgattatcttgaaaaaggtcaaactatcaacggcagatactatgctgatctactgaaccagttgcgagaagcaatcaaagccaaacgacgagggatgatcgctaaaggtgtcctcttccaccaagacaatgcgcctgttcggTGGTGCACAAATCGGtagtggccatgtcaacaatccgcgattgtggctttgaactcattgaccatcctccttattcacctgatttggctccttctgacttccacctgttccccaaaatgaaaaaggaactcgccggtcgccattttgcaagtaatgatgacgtcatttccgccgTGACTGGGTTTTTTAGtctagctgaagaagatttcttcctgaccgggattcgggccttgcagcatcgcttgtaaaagtgtgtgaacttggaaggggactatgtagaaaaataaattacaaacgtggacttagtaactttttttcacagtgaggcttagaacgtttgcagccaaccctcgtatgcCTCGACATAGGGTGACTCCTGACATAAGTTATACATAGGTATTTTCAGTCATAGCAGGCAATGGTACTTTGAGTGTCTGGTTATGTGTGCAcatgtgatgcatatattatGCATGGATGTACTAATGTCACTACGTCAACAACCTTGTGTCCCCAGTGTACTCGTAGCTTAGAGTACAAGGCATCGAATACATCCTATATCagataacagtaaaatatgacacAGCAAGCTGTAGACAAAGTCACTGAGTTTCATTCCTCTCGCACTATGAGAAATGACCGTTGACTATCTGTATGTTTGTTAGGGATATATTTTTGTCTTTGATAtcgttttggttttggttttttcGGTTTCTCTGTTGTGGAGTTTTTCTGCTTTTGTGTTATTGgttgtttttactgttttgGGTGTGTTTGTGCTCGTGTTTGTTTTTACTCTCAGTAAGTTATTCCTACTCTCTGAATTATTCCAATCGGAAGGAAGTGCAATAAGCGAATAAGTGAACACATACGATCCCTACTGCATTCGTATCATCAAAGAATACAACTGACACAAACAATATACTCGAATCTGCTTGTTCTGATTTCTTGCTATTGTATGTCGCCAACTATAACGATGTCAATATGCGAGCTGACAAGCCAAGTTGATAAACAGGTGATGTAAGCACATACCGACAAAACAACTCTTTgatcagggtgagtgagtgaatgagaacgTCAAAACGACGCCTTCAACATCACGACAGACAGCGTAATGCTGGAGGAAAGTCCGAAGAGATGTCCTCTAGTGAGTGActtaagttttatgccgcaatactcaagctatatggtggcagtctgtaaataatcgaatctggagcagacaatccagtgaacaacaacatgagcatcgatctacgcaactgggaacagatggcatgtgtcaaccaagtcaccgagcctgaccacccaatcccgtcagtCGACTCATACGGctagcatggtttactgaagatcagttctaacctggatcttcacgggtagtgaAACTGACTCACTAGGATCTGGGTCTGACAAATATAGAAACGTATTCAAGGACTGGGAACCACAGTCATCAAATTCTGGCGTGTCCAAGGAAAGCAACTCAACACAGCGAATTGCGAAACCTTAGATGACTAGTTCACCTGTGCTGCCGAGCATGGAGAGTTAGTCTTTGGTCGTCGTGGGAAGAGCTAATTAGAAGTgctgtaacgatgcatcaaACTATCTGCGGGCTGACATTGTTTAGTTtccgatagcaattaatcgatggtaAAAACGAAAAACAATCGACGcatcgatagtatgtgtgactagtAACTAACTGATGGCTAAGCCCAAACTTCCGGAAGTACTagatttgtttactttgatttagagttatccgccCCTGTTACATTTTATACAAACACGGCGGCAAATATGGCATCCGACtcatagtttcaaattgtcaatatCAGCATGTTTACGTTTTAAatgtttacttgatctgggtttcaagttcCTTGTCAGTTAAAAATGAGACTCAAGTACCTCAGCTTGTatctatttcatataaactaatAGTACACATTCATTCAGGAAATGACATCAAATGAAACTATTCAAGGGCAgaaaaactattgcaatagtattgtcAAAGTTGGTCGCAAAAGACTATTGTTATCGccatagtatgttgcaatagactatcgctgtcATAATAGATGTTTCCACCTCAGTAGTGACCCCTAGGAAGTACGCCCGATGGTAAACGTGCTGCACAGAAGATCCAGCTTGTAGCATGATGAACTCATCGGTCGTTGGGTTACGACGCCTTGGTCTTCTTCCAcgaagcagcctttactaaggttaaccttactcccattctttaacactgcactaaggttaccttagtgacttacgatcaccttagtacCTTGCAAAACGAGGCCCAGGACGTCATCATGTGCCACTGTTCACAGCACCTCACAACTCGCTCGCTACGAGTGTTAAAATATGACAGTTACGGTAAAATAGTTTCATTAAAGAGCTCGGATGCCTCATGTTGTAACCACCCGGCCCCCTTCCAGTTTTACAACTAGTATGTGTCTGTTGTAACAGTAGTACCCACTCGTAACTTCCAAATCTGCTTGGATGTGAACTCTTACGACGAGCAGGTGtcatgtgctgttgagattgtcTATCACATCTAGTGATCGAgggggaaaaataccagcgtcTTGAGCTTGCACTATTGCGTGGacatgtgcgctatataaatggtCTGTACCCTGTAGCCTATGTTGTAATATCTTAATCACGTGGAAGTCCATTTTAAGACGACCATGTGTCAAAATCAAACACTAACAGCCACACCCACCAAAACAACCCGATCCCTATTAAAGGCTCAAGTCTTGTTAGAACGTCAACGCATGCAATCGACTGTGACATCAGAACAATGAATGACGTCACTTTCAAATTTTCTTACAACAATGCTTTGATCATGTTAATAAGGGTCAATTCGAAAACTATAAATGTTAGAACGTCAACGCATGCAATCGACTGTGACATCAGAACAATGAATGACGTCACTTTCAAATTTTCTCACAACAATGCTTTGGTCACGTTAATAAGGGTCAATTCGAAAACAATAAATGTTAGAACGTCAACGCATGCAATCGACTGTGACATCAGAACAATGAATGACGTCACTTTCAATTTTTCTTACAACAATGCTTTGGTCACGTTAATAAGGGTCAATTCGAAAACTATAACTGTTAGAACGTCAACGCATGCAATCGACTGTGACATCAGAACAATGAATAACGTCACTTTCAATTTTTCATACAACAATGCTTTGGTCACGTTAATAAGGGTCAATTCGAAAACTATAAATGTTGGAACGTCAACGCATGCAATCGACTGTGACATCAGAACAATGAATAACGTCACTTTCAAATTTTCTTACAACAATGCTTTGATCATGTTAATAAGGGTCAATTCGAAAACTATAAATGTTGGAACGTCAACGCATGCAATCGACTGTGACATCAGAACAATGAATGACGTCACTTTCAATTTTTCATACAACAATGCTTTGGTCATGTTAATAAGGGTCAATTCGAAAACTATAAATGTTGGAACGTCAACGCATGCAATCGACTGTGACATCAGAACAATGAATGACGTCACTTTCAATTTTTCATACAACAATGCTTTGGTCACGTTAATAAGGGTCAATTCGAAAATTATAAATGTTGGAACGTCAACGCATGCAATCGACTGTGACATCAGAACAATGAATAACGTCACTTTCAATTTTTCATACAACAATGCTTTGGCCACGTTAATAAGGGTCAATTCGAAAATTATAAATGTAAGCTTTGACGTGGAGGAAAATACTCATGTTTTGTACTCGTTACAAAACATGTGGGGTATTAATGCAAAAAACGTACAGCTGATTGTGACGTCTGATTGACATCTCTAATTTCTCAGCCACAAAGGCCATAGCTTTGTACGTAcacctgggatattgctggttCGATTCTATGCACGTtgaaagatggtacttgttatTTCACTGCCTAAAATACGTAATGGTCCGGGTATGAAGAGACTCGAGTATCTTGTTGATAAAGCCCCATCTCTGGCACTCAAGCCACGCAACGCAACATGTTTAAACGAATTTGTATGCACAGAATTTCATGCGTCTGTCTCTTGATGTACAACACCCATCCTCGACAGCACACCTCGGCGTTCTAAGCCTTTAGCGacttttgatataaaaaaataCTGGGGTGGGACAttgagatagtgagtgagtgtagttttacaccgcatttagCTGcaggcaatatcacggcggggggcatCAGAAATAGgcctcacacatagtacccatttcggaatcgaacccgggtcttcggcgtgacgagcggacgctttaaccactaggctactccaccgccgcTGAAGTGAGATAAGTAGCATGAATTGCAAAACAGCTGATGCGAcgtttaggagataaacaaaagtgtttgaaaatcagaggtaaATAACGAATATATaacagctctaaatttgatttcaaACCAAACGATtagcgtgaggttttaaatTAGAGCTATGAttatttcgttatatacctctgattttccaaaccagtacgtttatctccattctaccataaccgcgtTATTATGTTTGTAACATGGAGAGAGAGCACTACCCAAACCGTGTATGAAGCACAGCCCTAAAACAGTGCAAAAAGTTCAAATACAGTGGGTTATTATATTCGTACTAACAATGCGATAGAAGAAGTAAGCGTTACATATGTTACAATGTAGGTTATACATACAATATCCGTACAAGGCCGACATACAATAGTGTTGATATCTACAGCGCAAATACTGAAGGCCTTATTCTGAATGCATATTTATATGAAGTTGAAGACCCGACCATCACCATCTAAATACAAAGTACACAAATCTCACATCGTTAaaggggcggtgtggtagcccagtggttaaagtgttcgctcgtcacgtcgatggttgagtttgattccatacatggatacaatgtgtgaagcccagtccATCGGTACGGGGATTCGAACAAAGGATCTGGGCCACCAAAGCCCTGTTTACCTAAAGGTGCATACCGACTAATGATCtgagttgttttacgccgctggcTTGGTTATTCATCTCAGCGACATGTACACAGTGGAGTCCAGGGAGACAgcatctacacagttgggacaTACATCAACAAAATTAGTGAACCTGAAGCCCCGATCCCGTTggactagcatgggttgctcggCCTAAATTTTCGAAACCCTcgcagccctaagaattcttaatttTGATCGCAGCCAACGTGTTAAGAAtgagcttaagaagttcgtaagaATACGAACGTTCAGCCAGAAGAGCAACTTTCACCAGGAACTTTACGGTTCTAGCCAGAGAGACCAGTAAAATTCAATGGGTAAACATGGCGATGCTAcgttacattttaactcactctctaGATGAACTGCGACGACGAACAATTAACCAACTGACACATTGTAACCACCCAAGATTCACCGAGTCAGATCTAACGACATGCACAAGGTATGTGAGTCCGACTCCTTCCGGATTTAGTACCCTTGAAGATACAGgttgaaatggtcttcagtaatcagcgactaacgggataggaaggacaggctcgctgaacggtgctcatgatattgaccgtttacttacagaccgccgccatatggctggaatatagcCTACGCGGCCTTACACAACAAACTAACCCTTCAGACTGAtaatatattttggatatttAAATACAAAACGTATGTAAATTGAGACAATATATTATAGATACTATATACAGTGCGTTTACATCGAGCACACCTGTATAGAAGTAACGGATAAAATGAATCATGTTTTACTAAACCAACTGCTGTGTATTTATGTCGAAGTGTGTCTAACGAACGTTAGTTTCAACCGTGGTCACTTCGAGTTCGTTATAACCCTGGGTTACTCTATTAAATACCTATATTATGGACGTAGATAGCGCTTATGTAAGCCAGTATCCACTGACAAGTTGCGCTTGTTTTAGTTGCTTCAAGAGTGAGACA
Proteins encoded:
- the LOC137294690 gene encoding bone morphogenetic protein 2-like isoform X2, whose protein sequence is MSAVSRTTSLVLLLSLTLIGPSLELLAASQSRPASTDNNGISGKASVGKDSDFLKIVEAGLFNNLGLKSRPNPQRKSDIPDYMLELYDLYSSRPGSASPFLKTRGRGLTSANTVRSFLHTDVGPTDAGCDEKNCVRMWFNISTIPDVEALAAAELRVFKDVYKLLEANKNNSAVKHAKTSQRHRVEVHEIMQPLGQSAECISRLIDTKVVDLKNSSQWESFDVHSAVLKWKKRPRLNHGLEVRLITNNPSVTTDAHVRLRRSASMSDSHWHTQRPLLVTYTDDGRGPKPRTRRASSRARRRKQRKKKRRRRKHKNQCRRHALYVDFNDVGWNDWIVAPSGYNAFYCHGDCPFPLAHHLNSTNHAIVQTLVNSVNPSAVPKACCVPTELTAISMLYLDEWDKVVLKNYQDMVVEACGCR
- the LOC137294690 gene encoding bone morphogenetic protein 2-like isoform X1 produces the protein MHGLKRWPPGVHFSMSAVSRTTSLVLLLSLTLIGPSLELLAASQSRPASTDNNGISGKASVGKDSDFLKIVEAGLFNNLGLKSRPNPQRKSDIPDYMLELYDLYSSRPGSASPFLKTRGRGLTSANTVRSFLHTDVGPTDAGCDEKNCVRMWFNISTIPDVEALAAAELRVFKDVYKLLEANKNNSAVKHAKTSQRHRVEVHEIMQPLGQSAECISRLIDTKVVDLKNSSQWESFDVHSAVLKWKKRPRLNHGLEVRLITNNPSVTTDAHVRLRRSASMSDSHWHTQRPLLVTYTDDGRGPKPRTRRASSRARRRKQRKKKRRRRKHKNQCRRHALYVDFNDVGWNDWIVAPSGYNAFYCHGDCPFPLAHHLNSTNHAIVQTLVNSVNPSAVPKACCVPTELTAISMLYLDEWDKVVLKNYQDMVVEACGCR